One part of the Eucalyptus grandis isolate ANBG69807.140 chromosome 10, ASM1654582v1, whole genome shotgun sequence genome encodes these proteins:
- the LOC104422373 gene encoding uncharacterized protein LOC104422373 isoform X2 — translation MAGRVGGEGPSGARKVGRRKCKAKLLVGEKVEVASEEDGFQGSWHSGVVISRGIRTRRVEYDHILVDDGSGKLVDSVCVPPAVDGLVSCTVDQHDYRASIRPVPPIYVTGPCDFSYGMCVDAFHMDAWWEGVIFDHNVGAEKRNVFFPELGDQMLTQLTNIRVTQDWDEITEKWQSRGTWLFLDLIHVYAQEWPIPVSSKQLWYDLRGKEAFQRSKWTSRDKALWEKLVLETIKENLAIASIDLIPLLDFPRLRNSMEETCTLLELPELSSKFNHSGIAAWDDPHATVPLDGMQSMDKTYCSDKSVSSEYRVVDGVLKLSRSSDVGYECPFSNGTVVRPVEHLHDLDAVTIKIKNGLSHTNGVLSNVTCQTPQASRISAENFQQSFSVTCQGCFEKANEKATDSNGRKCETSRQLAGRDMTSQAECCPYAITKYASNISRNDRNSLKADVREHLSLLGWKIEFLRGINHPRYKYTSPNGKCYYSLLEVCQDLRKVNGRIRIRVSSGNNESFVASGDNLLLPSNFDKCNISTGCGPNPSKAVPPLSISMLDVRSICNPQAVVPTNKTGSDQSCYTEHKATEVMKIDAQSHVLPVRKELKDIDERGKPKMRCDSSRKRSHDSFILALPYPGNNELSAAGWGEIKRWGDKRLRKKRMFCSNHGESQLIGSQSEDCSTAIGGFSCNRKLRDTKHKPTDTARSRSMASRALVKVRGRGADCPNCIRRSSKRIQQVVPSPSCRHPRNVLSWLADNDRVLSRRKVYYKRGKNHSTLAEGRVIRGGIKCSCCKKVFTLRGFAYHAGRNDQRIASCIFLEDGRSLLDCQKQLLSDRKMSRFTIEQHDKTKRNWKNGKNDCICSVCHYGGELIMCDQCPSSFHQICLGLKEIPHGDWFCPSCHCAICSQSKLKEDAMQYVVDESAFTCNQCERKYHLGCLRKKGATNLESHSKKDWYCSKNCRTIFLGLNKLLRKPIQVGMGSLTWTLSRSIDTDYLDVRGRHIESVIETNCKLNVAVDVMHECFEPVKEPYARRDLIEDVIFSRGSELKRLNFRGFYTVLLERDDELISVACVRVLGDKVAEVPLVGTRLQFRRRGMCHILMNELEKSSILR, via the exons ATGGCCGGTCGCGTCGGCGGGGAGGGACCGAGCGGCGCGAGGAAGGTCGGCAGGAGGAAGTGCAAGGCGAAGCTTCTCGTTGGCGAGAAAGTGGAG GTAGCAAGCGAGGAAGATGGTTTCCAAGGCTCGTGGCACTCTGGAGTCGTCATTTCTCGTGGCATTCGAACGCGACGCGTCGAATATGATCACATTCTCGTCGACGATGGCTCTGGCAAACTCGTGGACTCTGTATGTGTACCACCTGCTGTGGATGGATTAGTCTCTTGCACTGTTGACCAGCATGATTACCGTGCTTCTATAAGGCCAGTGCCGCCTATTTACGTAACTGGTCCATGTGACTTCTCATATGGAATGTGTGTGGATGCGTTTCACATGGATGCTTGGTGGGAAGGAGTGATTTTTGATCATAATGTTGGTGCGGAGAAGAGAAATGTTTTCTTTCCAGAATTGGGTGATCAAATGTTGACTCAACTCACTAATATTAGAGTTACTCAAGATTGGGACGAGATTACAGAGAAATGGCAAAGTCGAGGGACTTGGTTGTTCCTTGACTTAATTCATGTGTATGCGCAGGAATGGCCTATTCCTGTTTCCTCAAAGCAGTTATGGTATGATTTGCGGGGAAAAGAAGCCTTTCAAAGGAGTAAGTGGACATCTAGGGATAAGGCCCTGTGGGAGAAGCTGGTGTTGGAAACTATCAAAGAAAACCTTGCAATTGCTTCAATTGATCTTATTCCCCTTTTAGACTTTCCAAGATTGAGAAACTCAATGGAAGAAACCTGTACGCTGTTGGAGTTACCTGAACTGTCTTCTAAATTTAATCACAGTGGCATAGCGGCTTGGGATGATCCTCATGCTACAGTGCCATTGGATGGGATGCAAAGCATGGACAAGACTTATTGCAGTGATAAGTCGGTGAGCTCTGAATATCGCGTTGTGGATGGTGTTTTGAAACTTTCCAGATCTAGTGATGTGGGATATGAGTGCCCCTTTTCAAATGGCACTGTTGTGCGACCCGTTGAACATTTGCATGATCTGGACGCAGTCACTATTAAGATTAAAAATGGGTTGTCTCATACAAATGGTGTTTTGTCAAATGTAACCTGCCAAACACCACAGGCTTCACGAATTTCAGCTGAAAATTTTCAACAGAGTTTTTCAGTCACCTGTCAAGGATGCTTTGAAAAGGCAAACGAGAAAGCCACAGATTCAAATGGAAGGAAATGCGAAACCTCTAGGCAGCTTGCTGGTCGTGATATGACTTCACAAGCTGAATGTTGTCCGTATGCTATTACGAAGTATGCATCTAATATAAGCAGGAATGATCGAAATTCTTTAAAGGCAGATGTACGAGAGCACCTGTCACTTCTAGGCTGGAAAATTGAATTCTTGAGGGGCATTAACCACCCCAGGTATAAGTATACCTCTCCCAATGGGAAGTGCTATTACTCACTATTAGAAGTCTGTCAAGACTTAAGGAAAGTCAATGGGAGAATACGTATTCGAGTATCCTCAGGCAATAATGAGAGCTTTGTTGCTTCAGGTGATAATCTTCTCTTGCCTTCAAATTTTGACAAGTGCAACATCAGTACTGGTTGTGGTCCGAATCCTTCAAAAGCTGTGCCACCATTAAGTATCAGCATGCTCGATGTCAGATCAATATGTAATCCTCAAGCTGTTGTGCCCACTAACAAGACTGGATCTGATCAGAGTTGCTATACAGAACATAAGGCAACAGAAGTCATGAAAATTGATGCACAAAGCCATGTCTTACCTGTAAGAAAGGAGCTAAAGGATATTGATGAGAGAGGAAAGCCCAAAATGAGATGTGATTCATCGAGGAAACGGAGTCACGATTCATTTATTTTGGCGCTTCCTTATCCTGGCAACAATGAATTGTCAGCAGCTGGTTGGGGTGAAATAAAACGCTGGGGTGATAAGCGGCTTAGGAAGAAGAGGATGTTTTGTTCCAACCATGGAGAATCTCAATTGATTGGAAGTCAAAGTGAAGATTGTTCGACTGCTATAGGTGGATTCAGCTGCAACAGAAAGTTGAGAGACACAAAGCATAAACCTACTGATACTGCAAGGTCGAGAAGTATGGCATCCCGAGCCTTGGTCAAAGTTCGAGGCAGGGGAGCTGATTGCCCAAATTGCATTCGGAGATCAAGCAAAAGGATTCAGCAGGTTGTTCCCAGTCCATCGTGCCGGCATCCACGGAATGTACTGTCTTGGTTGGCAGATAATGATAGAGTTTTGTCCAGAAGAAAAGTATATTACAAAAGGGGAAAGAATCACAGTACTTTGGCTGAAGGACGAGTAATTCGTGGAGGGATCAAGTGCAGTTGTTGCAAAAAGGTGTTCACCTTACGTGGATTTGCATATCATGCTGGCCGAAATGACCAAAGAATAGCTTCCTGCATATTTTTGGAAGATGGCAGGTCACTGTTGGACTGCCAGAAGCAGCTATTAAGTGATAGAAAAATGAGTAGATTTACAATCGAGCAACATGATAAGACTAAAAGAAATtggaagaatggaaaaaatgaCTGCATATGCTCAGTCTGTCATTACGGAGGGGAGTTAATTATGTGCGATCAGTGTCCCTCCTCATTCCACCAGATTTGCCTTGGCTTGAAG GAAATTCCTCATGGTGACTGGTTTTGCCCGTCATGCCATTGCGCTATTTGCAGCCAAAGCAAACTTAAAGAAGATGCTATGCAGTATGTGGTTGATGAGAGTGCTTTTACTTGCAACCAGTGTGAGCGTAAAT ATCACTTAGGGTGCCTAAGGAAAAAAGGAGCAACTAACTTGGAATCTCATTCCAAAAAGGACTGGTATTGCAGCAAGAACTGCAGAACG ATCTTTCTTGGGCTTAATAAACTCCTAAGGAAGCCAATTCAAGTGGGCATGGGGAGTTTGACATGGACCCTGTCAAGGTCTATTGATACCGATTACCTTGATGTTCGTGGTCGTCATATCGAATCTGTTATAGAAACTAACTGCAAGCTGAATGTTGCCGTTGATGTGATGCACGAATGTTTCGAGCCTGTAAAGGAGCCCTATGCCAGGAGGGATCTCATTGAGGATGTTATCTTTAGTAGAGG ATCAGAGCTTAAACGTCTGAACTTCAGAGGATTCTATACAGTATTATTGGAGAGAGATGACGAGTTGATCTCAGTGGCTTGTGTCAG GGTGCTTGGGGACAAGGTGGCAGAAGTACCCCTAGTGGGGACCAGGTTGCAGTTCCGTCGTCGTGGAATGTGTCACATCTTGATGAATGAGCTTGAAAAG TCCTCCATCCTGAGGTGA
- the LOC104422373 gene encoding uncharacterized protein LOC104422373 isoform X1 produces MAGRVGGEGPSGARKVGRRKCKAKLLVGEKVEVASEEDGFQGSWHSGVVISRGIRTRRVEYDHILVDDGSGKLVDSVCVPPAVDGLVSCTVDQHDYRASIRPVPPIYVTGPCDFSYGMCVDAFHMDAWWEGVIFDHNVGAEKRNVFFPELGDQMLTQLTNIRVTQDWDEITEKWQSRGTWLFLDLIHVYAQEWPIPVSSKQLWYDLRGKEAFQRSKWTSRDKALWEKLVLETIKENLAIASIDLIPLLDFPRLRNSMEETCTLLELPELSSKFNHSGIAAWDDPHATVPLDGMQSMDKTYCSDKSVSSEYRVVDGVLKLSRSSDVGYECPFSNGTVVRPVEHLHDLDAVTIKIKNGLSHTNGVLSNVTCQTPQASRISAENFQQSFSVTCQGCFEKANEKATDSNGRKCETSRQLAGRDMTSQAECCPYAITKYASNISRNDRNSLKADVREHLSLLGWKIEFLRGINHPRYKYTSPNGKCYYSLLEVCQDLRKVNGRIRIRVSSGNNESFVASGDNLLLPSNFDKCNISTGCGPNPSKAVPPLSISMLDVRSICNPQAVVPTNKTGSDQSCYTEHKATEVMKIDAQSHVLPVRKELKDIDERGKPKMRCDSSRKRSHDSFILALPYPGNNELSAAGWGEIKRWGDKRLRKKRMFCSNHGESQLIGSQSEDCSTAIGGFSCNRKLRDTKHKPTDTARSRSMASRALVKVRGRGADCPNCIRRSSKRIQQVVPSPSCRHPRNVLSWLADNDRVLSRRKVYYKRGKNHSTLAEGRVIRGGIKCSCCKKVFTLRGFAYHAGRNDQRIASCIFLEDGRSLLDCQKQLLSDRKMSRFTIEQHDKTKRNWKNGKNDCICSVCHYGGELIMCDQCPSSFHQICLGLKEIPHGDWFCPSCHCAICSQSKLKEDAMQYVVDESAFTCNQCERKYHLGCLRKKGATNLESHSKKDWYCSKNCRTIFLGLNKLLRKPIQVGMGSLTWTLSRSIDTDYLDVRGRHIESVIETNCKLNVAVDVMHECFEPVKEPYARRDLIEDVIFSRGSELKRLNFRGFYTVLLERDDELISVACVRVLGDKVAEVPLVGTRLQFRRRGMCHILMNELEKKLKELAVSKLVLPAVPSLINTWTTSFGFTKMTSLERLQYLDYTFLDFQDTTMCQKHLLDSPSVVRFFTGTSPKIHDALKGSGNKNKLEASSTVSEVFQADQHEESGAVDQGHRVHISPLSSQGTSLDAGNAVDGEGRVVSSAIGVNQPTELGSGPGFPEGITDGSARTESIKLLKCYNRRKKFSV; encoded by the exons ATGGCCGGTCGCGTCGGCGGGGAGGGACCGAGCGGCGCGAGGAAGGTCGGCAGGAGGAAGTGCAAGGCGAAGCTTCTCGTTGGCGAGAAAGTGGAG GTAGCAAGCGAGGAAGATGGTTTCCAAGGCTCGTGGCACTCTGGAGTCGTCATTTCTCGTGGCATTCGAACGCGACGCGTCGAATATGATCACATTCTCGTCGACGATGGCTCTGGCAAACTCGTGGACTCTGTATGTGTACCACCTGCTGTGGATGGATTAGTCTCTTGCACTGTTGACCAGCATGATTACCGTGCTTCTATAAGGCCAGTGCCGCCTATTTACGTAACTGGTCCATGTGACTTCTCATATGGAATGTGTGTGGATGCGTTTCACATGGATGCTTGGTGGGAAGGAGTGATTTTTGATCATAATGTTGGTGCGGAGAAGAGAAATGTTTTCTTTCCAGAATTGGGTGATCAAATGTTGACTCAACTCACTAATATTAGAGTTACTCAAGATTGGGACGAGATTACAGAGAAATGGCAAAGTCGAGGGACTTGGTTGTTCCTTGACTTAATTCATGTGTATGCGCAGGAATGGCCTATTCCTGTTTCCTCAAAGCAGTTATGGTATGATTTGCGGGGAAAAGAAGCCTTTCAAAGGAGTAAGTGGACATCTAGGGATAAGGCCCTGTGGGAGAAGCTGGTGTTGGAAACTATCAAAGAAAACCTTGCAATTGCTTCAATTGATCTTATTCCCCTTTTAGACTTTCCAAGATTGAGAAACTCAATGGAAGAAACCTGTACGCTGTTGGAGTTACCTGAACTGTCTTCTAAATTTAATCACAGTGGCATAGCGGCTTGGGATGATCCTCATGCTACAGTGCCATTGGATGGGATGCAAAGCATGGACAAGACTTATTGCAGTGATAAGTCGGTGAGCTCTGAATATCGCGTTGTGGATGGTGTTTTGAAACTTTCCAGATCTAGTGATGTGGGATATGAGTGCCCCTTTTCAAATGGCACTGTTGTGCGACCCGTTGAACATTTGCATGATCTGGACGCAGTCACTATTAAGATTAAAAATGGGTTGTCTCATACAAATGGTGTTTTGTCAAATGTAACCTGCCAAACACCACAGGCTTCACGAATTTCAGCTGAAAATTTTCAACAGAGTTTTTCAGTCACCTGTCAAGGATGCTTTGAAAAGGCAAACGAGAAAGCCACAGATTCAAATGGAAGGAAATGCGAAACCTCTAGGCAGCTTGCTGGTCGTGATATGACTTCACAAGCTGAATGTTGTCCGTATGCTATTACGAAGTATGCATCTAATATAAGCAGGAATGATCGAAATTCTTTAAAGGCAGATGTACGAGAGCACCTGTCACTTCTAGGCTGGAAAATTGAATTCTTGAGGGGCATTAACCACCCCAGGTATAAGTATACCTCTCCCAATGGGAAGTGCTATTACTCACTATTAGAAGTCTGTCAAGACTTAAGGAAAGTCAATGGGAGAATACGTATTCGAGTATCCTCAGGCAATAATGAGAGCTTTGTTGCTTCAGGTGATAATCTTCTCTTGCCTTCAAATTTTGACAAGTGCAACATCAGTACTGGTTGTGGTCCGAATCCTTCAAAAGCTGTGCCACCATTAAGTATCAGCATGCTCGATGTCAGATCAATATGTAATCCTCAAGCTGTTGTGCCCACTAACAAGACTGGATCTGATCAGAGTTGCTATACAGAACATAAGGCAACAGAAGTCATGAAAATTGATGCACAAAGCCATGTCTTACCTGTAAGAAAGGAGCTAAAGGATATTGATGAGAGAGGAAAGCCCAAAATGAGATGTGATTCATCGAGGAAACGGAGTCACGATTCATTTATTTTGGCGCTTCCTTATCCTGGCAACAATGAATTGTCAGCAGCTGGTTGGGGTGAAATAAAACGCTGGGGTGATAAGCGGCTTAGGAAGAAGAGGATGTTTTGTTCCAACCATGGAGAATCTCAATTGATTGGAAGTCAAAGTGAAGATTGTTCGACTGCTATAGGTGGATTCAGCTGCAACAGAAAGTTGAGAGACACAAAGCATAAACCTACTGATACTGCAAGGTCGAGAAGTATGGCATCCCGAGCCTTGGTCAAAGTTCGAGGCAGGGGAGCTGATTGCCCAAATTGCATTCGGAGATCAAGCAAAAGGATTCAGCAGGTTGTTCCCAGTCCATCGTGCCGGCATCCACGGAATGTACTGTCTTGGTTGGCAGATAATGATAGAGTTTTGTCCAGAAGAAAAGTATATTACAAAAGGGGAAAGAATCACAGTACTTTGGCTGAAGGACGAGTAATTCGTGGAGGGATCAAGTGCAGTTGTTGCAAAAAGGTGTTCACCTTACGTGGATTTGCATATCATGCTGGCCGAAATGACCAAAGAATAGCTTCCTGCATATTTTTGGAAGATGGCAGGTCACTGTTGGACTGCCAGAAGCAGCTATTAAGTGATAGAAAAATGAGTAGATTTACAATCGAGCAACATGATAAGACTAAAAGAAATtggaagaatggaaaaaatgaCTGCATATGCTCAGTCTGTCATTACGGAGGGGAGTTAATTATGTGCGATCAGTGTCCCTCCTCATTCCACCAGATTTGCCTTGGCTTGAAG GAAATTCCTCATGGTGACTGGTTTTGCCCGTCATGCCATTGCGCTATTTGCAGCCAAAGCAAACTTAAAGAAGATGCTATGCAGTATGTGGTTGATGAGAGTGCTTTTACTTGCAACCAGTGTGAGCGTAAAT ATCACTTAGGGTGCCTAAGGAAAAAAGGAGCAACTAACTTGGAATCTCATTCCAAAAAGGACTGGTATTGCAGCAAGAACTGCAGAACG ATCTTTCTTGGGCTTAATAAACTCCTAAGGAAGCCAATTCAAGTGGGCATGGGGAGTTTGACATGGACCCTGTCAAGGTCTATTGATACCGATTACCTTGATGTTCGTGGTCGTCATATCGAATCTGTTATAGAAACTAACTGCAAGCTGAATGTTGCCGTTGATGTGATGCACGAATGTTTCGAGCCTGTAAAGGAGCCCTATGCCAGGAGGGATCTCATTGAGGATGTTATCTTTAGTAGAGG ATCAGAGCTTAAACGTCTGAACTTCAGAGGATTCTATACAGTATTATTGGAGAGAGATGACGAGTTGATCTCAGTGGCTTGTGTCAG GGTGCTTGGGGACAAGGTGGCAGAAGTACCCCTAGTGGGGACCAGGTTGCAGTTCCGTCGTCGTGGAATGTGTCACATCTTGATGAATGAGCTTGAAAAG AAGCTGAAGGAGTTAGCAGTATCCAAACTGGTTTTGCCTGCTGTTCCTAGTTTGATCAACACATGGACTACTTCATTTGGGTTCACAAAAATGACTTCTTTGGAGAGATTACAGTATCTGGATTATACTTTCCTAGACTTCCAGGATACAACCATGTGCCAAAAGCATTTGTTGGATAGTCCATCAGTAGTCCGCTTCTTCACAG GTACATCCCCTAAGATCCATGATGCACTGAAAGGAAGTggtaacaaaaataaattggaagCATCAAGTACTGTGTCAGAAGTATTTCAGGCAGATCAACATGAGGAAAGTGGAGCTGTGGACCAAGGCCATAGAGTGCACATCTCTCCCCTCTCATCTCAGGGAACAAG TTTGGATGCAGGCAATGCTGTTGATGGTGAGGGCAGAGTTGTTTCTTCGGCTATAGGG GTTAACCAGCCCACTGAACTAGGTAGTGGACCAGGCTTCCCTGAAGGCATTACCGACGGTTCAGCCAGAACGGAGAGCATCAAACTTTTGAAGTGCTACAACCGGAGGAAGAAGTTCTCAGTGTGA
- the LOC104422374 gene encoding protein trichome birefringence-like 45 isoform X2: MARPYTNAIKPCSLVVALCLFWLQRHMASCSVLPRTRAKNARVVHRKPMLGAKQYSNCSLYVGTWVLDDTYPMYQSSQCPIIDPQFNCQAFGRPDSDYLKYRWKPLSCELPRFNGLDFLVRMRGKTVMFVGDSLGRNQWQSLVCMISAAAPKTPVQRISGDPLSTFKFLDYGVSVSFYRAPYLVDIDSVQGKRVLKLEDISRNADAWRAADVLSFNTGHWWDVMEAGGRYYEDMDRLVALGTGLRTWANWVDANVDRARTRVFFQGVSPTHYNPSEWSTGSMATVSKNCYGETVPTSSTTYPGTFPEQMKVISTAIKGMQTPVNLLDITMLSALRKDGHPSIYSGDLSPEQKANPDHSADCSHWCLPGLPDTWNQLFYTSLLF; this comes from the exons ATGGCAAGACCTTACACTAATGCCATTAAGCCATGCTCGCTTGTGGTGGCGCTATGCCTCTTCTGGCTTCAACGTCACATGGCTTCCTGCTCGGTCTTGCCGAGGACGAGAGCAAAGAACGCCCGGGTTGTGCATAGAAAGCCAATGCTCGGGGCCAAGCAGTACTCCAACTGCTCACTGTATGTCGGCACGTGGGTCCTCGACGACACGTATCCGATGTACCAATCCTCCCAGTGCCCCATTATCGACCCCCAGTTCAACTGCCAAGCCTTCGGCCGCCCGGACTCGGACTACCTCAAGTATAGATGGAAGCCTCTCAGCTGTGAACTTCCAAG GTTCAATGGACTCGATTTCCTGGTGAGGATGAGGGGGAAGACGGTGATGTTCGTGGGGGACTCCCTGGGGAGGAACCAGTGGCAGTCGCTGGTCTGCATGATATCAGCTGCCGCCCCCAAAACGCCCGTCCAGAGGATCTCCGGCGACCCACTCTCCACTTTCAAGTTCCTC GACTATGGGGTGTCAGTGTCCTTCTACCGGGCCCCCTACTTGGTGGACATCGACTCCGTCCAGGGCAAGAGGGTCCTGAAGCTGGAGGACATCTCGAGGAACGCCGACGCATGGCGGGCTGCCGACGTCCTCTCATTCAACACCGGCCACTG GTGGGACGTGATGGAGGCAGGAGGGAGGTACTATGAGGACATGGACCGTCTGGTGGCGTTGGGAACGGGGCTCAGGACATGGGCCAACTGGGTCGACGCCAACGTCGACAGGGCCCGGACCCGGGTCTTCTTCCAAGGAGTCTCTCCTACTCATTACAA TCCGAGCGAGTGGAGCACAGGTTCAATGGCTACCGTGTCCAAGAACTGTTACGGCGAGACGGTGCCAACGAGCAGCACCACCTATCCTGGCACTTTTCCTGAGCAGATGAAGGTGATAAGCACAGCGATCAAAGGCATGCAGACCCCGGTGAATCTTCTTGACATTACGATGCTCTCAGCTCTTCGGAAGGACGGGCACCCTTCGATCTACAGCGGTGACCTGAGCCCCGAGCAGAAGGCTAATCCCGACCACTCCGCTGACTGTAGCCACTGGTGCTTGCCCGGGTTACCGGACACTTGGAACCAACTATTCTATACCAGTTTACTTTTCTAA
- the LOC104422374 gene encoding protein trichome birefringence-like 45 isoform X1, with protein MARPYTNAIKPCSLVVALCLFWLQRHMASCSVLPRTRAKNARVVHRKPMLGAKQYSNCSLYVGTWVLDDTYPMYQSSQCPIIDPQFNCQAFGRPDSDYLKYRWKPLSCELPRFNGLDFLVRMRGKTVMFVGDSLGRNQWQSLVCMISAAAPKTPVQRISGDPLSTFKFLDYGVSVSFYRAPYLVDIDSVQGKRVLKLEDISRNADAWRAADVLSFNTGHWWVHKGSLQGWDVMEAGGRYYEDMDRLVALGTGLRTWANWVDANVDRARTRVFFQGVSPTHYNPSEWSTGSMATVSKNCYGETVPTSSTTYPGTFPEQMKVISTAIKGMQTPVNLLDITMLSALRKDGHPSIYSGDLSPEQKANPDHSADCSHWCLPGLPDTWNQLFYTSLLF; from the exons ATGGCAAGACCTTACACTAATGCCATTAAGCCATGCTCGCTTGTGGTGGCGCTATGCCTCTTCTGGCTTCAACGTCACATGGCTTCCTGCTCGGTCTTGCCGAGGACGAGAGCAAAGAACGCCCGGGTTGTGCATAGAAAGCCAATGCTCGGGGCCAAGCAGTACTCCAACTGCTCACTGTATGTCGGCACGTGGGTCCTCGACGACACGTATCCGATGTACCAATCCTCCCAGTGCCCCATTATCGACCCCCAGTTCAACTGCCAAGCCTTCGGCCGCCCGGACTCGGACTACCTCAAGTATAGATGGAAGCCTCTCAGCTGTGAACTTCCAAG GTTCAATGGACTCGATTTCCTGGTGAGGATGAGGGGGAAGACGGTGATGTTCGTGGGGGACTCCCTGGGGAGGAACCAGTGGCAGTCGCTGGTCTGCATGATATCAGCTGCCGCCCCCAAAACGCCCGTCCAGAGGATCTCCGGCGACCCACTCTCCACTTTCAAGTTCCTC GACTATGGGGTGTCAGTGTCCTTCTACCGGGCCCCCTACTTGGTGGACATCGACTCCGTCCAGGGCAAGAGGGTCCTGAAGCTGGAGGACATCTCGAGGAACGCCGACGCATGGCGGGCTGCCGACGTCCTCTCATTCAACACCGGCCACTGGTGGGTCCACAAGGGCTCTCTCCAGGG GTGGGACGTGATGGAGGCAGGAGGGAGGTACTATGAGGACATGGACCGTCTGGTGGCGTTGGGAACGGGGCTCAGGACATGGGCCAACTGGGTCGACGCCAACGTCGACAGGGCCCGGACCCGGGTCTTCTTCCAAGGAGTCTCTCCTACTCATTACAA TCCGAGCGAGTGGAGCACAGGTTCAATGGCTACCGTGTCCAAGAACTGTTACGGCGAGACGGTGCCAACGAGCAGCACCACCTATCCTGGCACTTTTCCTGAGCAGATGAAGGTGATAAGCACAGCGATCAAAGGCATGCAGACCCCGGTGAATCTTCTTGACATTACGATGCTCTCAGCTCTTCGGAAGGACGGGCACCCTTCGATCTACAGCGGTGACCTGAGCCCCGAGCAGAAGGCTAATCCCGACCACTCCGCTGACTGTAGCCACTGGTGCTTGCCCGGGTTACCGGACACTTGGAACCAACTATTCTATACCAGTTTACTTTTCTAA